In Pseudomonas fluorescens, the following are encoded in one genomic region:
- a CDS encoding NADP-dependent oxidoreductase, with translation MTSQTNRQFLLAKRPVGAATRETFTYQQVPVGEPAAGQILVKNEYLSLDPAMRGWMNEGKSYIPPVGLGEVMRALGVGKVIASNNPGFAVGDYVNGALGVQDFFLGEPRGFYKVDPKLAPLPRYLSALGMTGMTAYFALLDVGAPKAGDTVVLSGAAGAVGSIAGQIAKIKGCRVVGIAGGADKCKFLIDELGFDGAIDYKSEDVLAGLKRECPKGVDVYFDNVGGDILDAVLSRLNMKARVVICGAISQYNNKEAVKGPANYLSLLVNRARMEGFVVMDYAAQYASAAQEMAVWMAKGQLKSKEDIVEGLETFPETLMKLFSGENFGKLVLKV, from the coding sequence ATGACCTCCCAGACCAATCGCCAATTCCTGCTCGCCAAACGTCCGGTTGGCGCGGCGACCCGCGAGACATTCACTTATCAGCAAGTGCCGGTCGGCGAGCCGGCGGCGGGTCAGATCCTGGTCAAAAACGAATACCTGTCCCTGGACCCGGCCATGCGTGGCTGGATGAACGAGGGCAAGTCCTACATCCCGCCGGTCGGGCTTGGCGAAGTCATGCGCGCCTTGGGTGTGGGCAAAGTCATTGCGTCGAACAACCCGGGGTTCGCGGTCGGGGATTACGTCAACGGCGCCCTGGGTGTGCAGGATTTCTTCCTCGGCGAGCCGCGAGGCTTCTACAAGGTCGATCCGAAACTGGCACCGCTGCCACGTTACTTGTCCGCACTGGGCATGACCGGGATGACGGCGTACTTCGCCCTGCTCGACGTCGGCGCTCCGAAGGCCGGTGACACCGTGGTGCTGTCGGGCGCAGCCGGCGCCGTGGGCAGCATTGCCGGGCAGATCGCCAAGATCAAAGGCTGCCGGGTGGTCGGCATCGCAGGCGGCGCCGACAAGTGCAAGTTCCTGATCGATGAACTGGGCTTCGATGGCGCTATCGACTACAAGAGCGAAGACGTCCTCGCTGGCCTCAAGCGCGAGTGCCCGAAAGGCGTCGACGTGTATTTCGATAATGTGGGTGGCGATATTCTCGACGCGGTGTTGAGCCGCCTGAACATGAAGGCGCGGGTGGTGATTTGCGGTGCCATCAGCCAGTACAACAACAAGGAGGCGGTCAAGGGCCCCGCCAACTACCTGTCACTGCTGGTCAACCGTGCACGCATGGAAGGATTTGTGGTGATGGATTACGCCGCCCAATACGCCAGCGCCGCCCAGGAAATGGCCGTCTGGATGGCCAAGGGGCAGCTCAAAAGCAAGGAAGACATCGTCGAAGGACTGGAGACTTTCCCGGAGACGTTGATGAAATTGTTCAGCGGCGAGAATTTCGGGAAGTTGGTGTTGAAGGTTTGA
- the pyrF gene encoding orotidine-5'-phosphate decarboxylase yields MSACQTPIIVALDFPTRDAALKLADQLDPKLCRVKVGKELFTSCASEIVGTLRDKGFEVFLDLKFHDIPNTTAMAVKAAAEMGVWMVNVHCSGGLRMMAACREVLDQRTGPKPLLIGVTVLTSMEREDLAGIGLDIEPQEQVLRLAALAEKAGMDGLVCSALEAQALKAAHPSLQLVTPGIRPAGSAQDDQRRILTPRQALDAGSDYLVIGRPISQAADPAKALASVVAELA; encoded by the coding sequence ATGTCCGCCTGCCAGACTCCCATCATCGTCGCCCTGGATTTCCCTACCCGTGACGCCGCACTGAAGCTGGCCGATCAGTTGGACCCGAAGCTGTGCCGGGTCAAAGTCGGCAAGGAGCTGTTCACCAGCTGCGCTTCGGAAATCGTTGGTACCCTGCGCGACAAGGGTTTCGAAGTGTTCCTGGACCTCAAGTTCCACGACATCCCGAACACCACTGCGATGGCCGTCAAGGCGGCTGCGGAAATGGGCGTGTGGATGGTCAACGTGCATTGCTCCGGCGGCCTGCGCATGATGGCCGCGTGCCGTGAAGTGCTGGATCAGCGCACCGGTCCCAAGCCGTTGCTGATCGGCGTGACCGTGCTGACCAGCATGGAACGTGAAGACCTGGCGGGCATCGGCCTGGACATCGAGCCCCAGGAGCAGGTGCTGCGCCTGGCCGCCCTGGCGGAAAAAGCCGGGATGGACGGCCTGGTGTGCTCGGCCCTGGAAGCCCAGGCGCTGAAAGCGGCGCATCCGTCGCTGCAACTGGTGACCCCGGGGATTCGTCCTGCGGGCAGCGCCCAGGACGATCAGCGCCGCATTCTGACGCCACGTCAGGCACTGGATGCCGGTTCCGACTATCTGGTGATCGGCCGTCCGATCAGCCAGGCGGCGGATCCAGCCAAGGCATTGGCGTCGGTCGTGGCTGAACTGGCTTAA
- a CDS encoding response regulator produces the protein MHNTQAPVNDDQKTPGDDKRWSIRALIVDDDVPIRELMIDYLARFNIHASGVTDGAAMRLAMQAEHFDVVVLDLMLPGEDGLSLCRWLRAESDIPILMLTARCEPTDRIIGLELGADDYMAKPFEPRELVARIQTILRRVRDDRCEQRTNIRFDNWRLNSVLRQLIADDGLVVPLSNAEFRLLWVFIERPRRVLSREQLLDAARGRSIEAFDRSIDLLVSRLRQKIGDDPKAPQLIKTVRGEGYLFDARDIG, from the coding sequence ATGCACAACACCCAAGCACCCGTGAACGACGACCAAAAGACGCCCGGTGACGACAAACGCTGGAGCATTCGCGCCCTGATCGTCGACGATGACGTCCCGATCCGCGAACTGATGATCGACTACCTGGCCCGGTTCAACATCCACGCCAGCGGCGTCACCGATGGCGCCGCGATGCGCCTGGCGATGCAGGCGGAGCATTTCGATGTGGTGGTGCTCGACCTGATGCTGCCCGGTGAAGACGGTCTGTCGCTGTGCCGCTGGTTGCGCGCCGAGTCGGACATCCCGATCCTGATGCTCACCGCCCGTTGCGAGCCCACCGACCGGATCATCGGCCTCGAACTCGGCGCCGACGACTACATGGCCAAGCCGTTCGAGCCCCGCGAGCTGGTGGCGCGGATCCAGACCATCCTGCGTCGGGTGCGCGATGACCGCTGCGAACAGCGGACGAACATTCGTTTCGACAATTGGCGCCTGAACAGCGTGCTGCGGCAACTGATTGCCGACGATGGCCTGGTGGTGCCGCTGTCCAACGCCGAATTCCGCCTGCTCTGGGTGTTTATCGAACGTCCGCGCCGCGTGCTCAGTCGTGAACAACTGCTGGACGCCGCCCGTGGTCGTTCGATCGAAGCCTTTGACCGCAGCATCGACCTGCTGGTGTCGCGCCTGCGCCAGAAAATCGGCGACGACCCCAAGGCTCCGCAGTTGATCAAGACCGTTCGCGGCGAGGGTTACCTGTTCGATGCCCGAGACATCGGCTGA
- a CDS encoding HAMP domain-containing sensor histidine kinase encodes MRGRFDTLFGRLFGVLLLAIILAHLLAFAWFHHYDPTPPPPPPEFSEGLDGPRPPLDPNLEKRPPRPWFGGPLVPLTFQFVSLIIAAWYGAKLLSRPIQRLSDAAERLSEDLDSPPLDELGPREARQAAHTFNKMQRRILEQVKQRSRMLGAVSHDLRTPLSRLKLRLEKIDDDKLQGQMRQDLDDMISMLDATLTYLHEQRTSEAPQWMDVQALVESLSENAQDQGANVQASGHCAPLQVQPMALRSCINNLMDNALRYAGQALITLQDHRQQLVIRVIDHGPGIAAEQREAVFEPFFRLEGSRNRNSGGVGLGMTIAREAAQRMGGQLTLEETPGGGLTAVIRLPRT; translated from the coding sequence ATGCGCGGGCGCTTCGATACGCTGTTCGGCCGCCTGTTTGGCGTGCTGTTGCTGGCGATTATCCTCGCGCACCTGCTGGCCTTTGCCTGGTTTCACCATTACGACCCGACACCACCGCCGCCTCCACCGGAGTTTTCCGAAGGCCTGGACGGGCCACGCCCGCCACTGGACCCAAACCTCGAGAAACGGCCGCCTCGACCGTGGTTTGGCGGCCCGTTGGTGCCCCTGACCTTTCAATTTGTCTCGTTGATAATCGCCGCCTGGTACGGCGCCAAACTGCTGAGCCGGCCGATCCAGCGCCTGAGCGACGCGGCCGAGCGCTTGAGCGAAGACCTCGACAGCCCGCCACTGGATGAATTGGGACCACGGGAAGCGCGGCAAGCGGCGCACACGTTCAACAAAATGCAGCGGCGCATCCTGGAACAGGTCAAGCAGCGCTCGCGCATGCTCGGCGCCGTGTCCCACGACCTGCGCACGCCGCTGTCGCGGCTCAAGCTGCGGCTGGAGAAAATCGACGACGACAAGCTGCAAGGCCAGATGCGCCAGGACCTCGACGACATGATCAGCATGCTCGACGCCACCCTCACCTATCTGCATGAACAGCGCACCAGCGAAGCCCCGCAGTGGATGGACGTGCAGGCGTTGGTGGAGTCCCTGAGCGAAAATGCCCAGGACCAGGGCGCGAACGTCCAGGCCAGCGGCCACTGCGCCCCCTTGCAGGTGCAGCCGATGGCCTTGCGTTCTTGCATCAACAACCTGATGGACAATGCCCTGCGCTATGCCGGACAGGCGCTGATTACCCTGCAAGACCATCGTCAACAGTTGGTGATTCGGGTCATCGACCATGGCCCGGGCATCGCCGCAGAACAACGCGAAGCGGTGTTCGAACCCTTCTTCCGCCTTGAAGGCTCGCGCAATCGCAACTCCGGCGGCGTTGGCCTGGGCATGACCATTGCCCGCGAGGCCGCACAACGAATGGGCGGGCAGCTGACACTGGAAGAAACCCCGGGTGGTGGCCTGACGGCGGTGATTCGCCTGCCGCGAACCTGA
- a CDS encoding AI-2E family transporter, which produces MINNDRLLVQILLVVLFGASFWVMAPFWSAMFWGAVLAFASWPLMRLLTRWLNGRESLAAALLTLGWMVLVAAPLVWLGFNLADHVRDATAFIKDAQVEGLPEAPVWLGSIPFVGERLVGIWNSIDEQGAAMMVSLKPYLGQVGNWLLARSAQIGGGILELTLSIVFVFFFYRDGPRLAAFVHTLLERLIGQRAGYYIELVAGTVQRVVNGVIGTAAAQAILALIGFLIAGVPGALVLGIVTFMLSLIPMGPPLVWIPATAWLAWKGEYGMAIFLGIWGTFVISGVDNVLKPYLISRGGNLPLVIVLLGVFGGLIAFGFIGLFIGPTLLAVAYSLLIDWSKTQARVEDRRP; this is translated from the coding sequence ATGATCAATAACGATCGCCTGTTGGTGCAGATCCTGCTCGTGGTGTTGTTCGGCGCGAGCTTCTGGGTGATGGCGCCGTTCTGGTCGGCGATGTTCTGGGGTGCGGTCCTGGCGTTTGCCAGTTGGCCGCTGATGCGCTTGCTGACCCGTTGGCTCAATGGCCGCGAGTCGCTGGCGGCTGCATTGCTGACGCTGGGCTGGATGGTGCTGGTAGCGGCACCGCTGGTGTGGCTGGGTTTCAACCTCGCCGATCATGTGCGCGATGCCACCGCATTCATCAAGGATGCGCAGGTCGAGGGGCTGCCCGAAGCACCGGTCTGGCTGGGTTCGATTCCCTTTGTGGGCGAGCGGCTGGTAGGCATCTGGAACAGCATCGATGAGCAGGGCGCGGCAATGATGGTGTCGCTCAAGCCCTATCTGGGGCAGGTGGGTAACTGGTTGCTGGCGCGCAGCGCGCAGATCGGCGGCGGTATTCTCGAACTGACCCTGAGCATCGTCTTCGTGTTCTTTTTCTATCGTGACGGGCCGCGTCTGGCGGCGTTTGTACACACATTGCTGGAGCGGCTGATCGGTCAGCGGGCCGGCTACTACATTGAACTGGTGGCGGGCACGGTGCAGCGGGTGGTGAACGGTGTGATCGGCACCGCGGCGGCCCAGGCGATCCTGGCGCTGATCGGGTTCCTGATCGCCGGCGTACCGGGAGCGTTGGTGCTCGGCATCGTGACGTTCATGCTCAGCCTGATCCCGATGGGCCCGCCACTGGTGTGGATTCCGGCAACCGCGTGGCTGGCCTGGAAAGGCGAGTACGGGATGGCCATATTCCTCGGGATCTGGGGCACATTCGTCATCAGCGGTGTCGACAACGTGCTCAAGCCGTACCTGATCAGCCGTGGCGGTAATCTGCCGTTGGTCATTGTGCTGCTTGGGGTGTTTGGCGGGTTGATTGCCTTTGGTTTCATCGGCCTGTTCATTGGCCCGACATTGCTGGCGGTGGCTTACAGCCTGTTGATCGACTGGAGCAAGACTCAGGCGCGGGTCGAAGATCGTCGGCCCTGA
- a CDS encoding DUF4892 domain-containing protein has translation MRSFSLLVLGSFSPLLFAADVPGSQDLPIVPRMVDAQIVDYRPVAELERIYPLGSIRKISGQLRFDGQVSARGNVTSVTYELPPEHSSIQAFTAAREALQQQGAGLLFWCQARDCGESSLWANEVFGNAKLYGADDQQAYLLLRLAAPRDNTLVALYSITRGNRKAYLHVEQFDASSPLGELLPTSATLLRELKSTGELDFPTLNSAPDETWLRLISRGLNLDTTLRVSISGANAEAWRQALIAQGVRAARMESGSAEGSGLHIELLR, from the coding sequence ATGCGTTCATTCAGTTTGCTGGTGCTGGGCAGTTTCAGTCCCTTGTTGTTCGCCGCCGATGTTCCGGGTAGTCAGGACCTGCCTATAGTGCCGCGCATGGTCGACGCCCAGATTGTCGACTATCGCCCCGTCGCCGAACTGGAGCGGATCTACCCGTTGGGTTCGATCCGTAAAATCAGTGGCCAGTTACGTTTCGACGGTCAGGTCAGTGCCCGCGGCAACGTCACTTCGGTGACCTACGAGTTGCCACCGGAGCATTCATCCATCCAGGCGTTCACTGCTGCCCGCGAGGCTTTGCAACAGCAGGGCGCCGGGTTGCTCTTTTGGTGCCAGGCGCGCGATTGCGGCGAAAGCAGCCTCTGGGCCAATGAAGTCTTCGGCAACGCCAAGCTGTACGGCGCCGACGATCAACAAGCCTATTTGCTGCTGCGACTTGCCGCTCCACGGGACAACACGCTCGTCGCGCTGTACAGCATCACCCGGGGTAATCGCAAAGCCTACTTGCATGTCGAGCAGTTCGACGCTTCGTCACCGCTGGGCGAGTTGTTGCCGACCTCCGCGACCTTGCTGCGTGAACTCAAGAGCACCGGCGAGCTCGATTTTCCCACGTTGAACAGCGCACCTGACGAGACCTGGCTACGCCTGATTTCTCGCGGACTGAATCTGGACACCACCTTGCGGGTCAGCATTTCCGGAGCGAACGCCGAAGCCTGGCGTCAGGCACTGATTGCCCAGGGCGTGCGTGCCGCGCGGATGGAATCCGGCAGTGCCGAAGGCTCTGGCCTGCACATCGAGCTATTGCGCTAG
- a CDS encoding glutathione S-transferase N-terminal domain-containing protein, protein MIDLYTAATPNGHKVSIVLEELGLPYTVHALSFDKKEQKSADFLKINPNGRIPAIVDRANGDFAVFESGAILIYLAEQTGKLMPSDPKGRSLVLQWLMFQMGGIGPMQGQANVFFRYFPEKLQGAIDRYQHETRRLYEVLDTRLQSVEFLADQYSIADIATFPWVRGYEWSGVSVEGLTALQRWMATMEARPAVQRGLQVPQRADEASVIKGAQAMLIR, encoded by the coding sequence ATGATAGATCTCTACACCGCTGCGACCCCGAATGGCCACAAGGTCTCTATCGTGCTCGAGGAGCTCGGCCTGCCCTACACGGTGCATGCCTTGAGTTTCGACAAGAAGGAACAGAAGTCCGCGGACTTCCTCAAGATCAACCCCAATGGCCGGATTCCGGCAATTGTCGATCGCGCCAACGGCGATTTCGCCGTGTTCGAGTCCGGCGCCATCCTGATTTACCTCGCTGAACAGACCGGCAAACTGATGCCATCGGACCCGAAGGGCCGTTCGCTGGTATTGCAGTGGCTGATGTTCCAGATGGGCGGGATCGGCCCGATGCAGGGTCAGGCCAACGTGTTCTTTCGCTACTTTCCGGAAAAACTCCAGGGCGCCATCGACCGCTATCAGCATGAAACCCGCCGCCTCTACGAAGTGCTCGACACGCGGTTGCAAAGCGTGGAGTTCCTCGCCGATCAGTACAGCATTGCCGACATCGCCACCTTTCCCTGGGTGCGCGGTTACGAGTGGTCGGGCGTCTCGGTGGAGGGCTTGACGGCGTTGCAACGCTGGATGGCGACCATGGAGGCCCGGCCGGCGGTGCAGCGTGGTCTGCAAGTACCGCAACGCGCCGATGAAGCCAGTGTCATCAAGGGCGCCCAGGCCATGCTGATCCGATGA
- a CDS encoding alpha/beta hydrolase, which produces MNHVVEEVRLSLPHIELAAHLFGPEDGLPVIALHGWLDNANSFARLAPKLKGLRIIALDMAGHGHSGHRPPGAGYAMWDYAHDVLQVAEQLGLRKFALMGHSMGAIASLIIAGSMPERVTHLALIDGIIPPTDKGENAAERMGMALQAQLDLREKRKPVYDTLDRAIEARMKGLVAVSREAAELLAQRGLMPVPGGYTWRTDNRLTLPSPLRLTTEQAMAFVQRIKCPATLVVAADGMLAKHPELLERLPFSREQLPGGHHLHLNDESGADLVADCFNRFFAIP; this is translated from the coding sequence ATGAACCACGTCGTCGAAGAGGTTCGCCTGAGCCTGCCGCACATCGAACTGGCGGCACACCTGTTCGGTCCTGAAGACGGATTGCCGGTGATTGCCCTGCATGGCTGGCTGGACAACGCCAACAGCTTTGCCCGTCTGGCGCCCAAACTCAAAGGCTTGCGCATCATCGCGCTGGACATGGCCGGTCACGGTCATTCCGGGCATCGCCCGCCGGGAGCCGGCTACGCCATGTGGGACTATGCCCACGATGTGCTGCAAGTCGCCGAACAGCTTGGACTGCGCAAATTTGCGTTGATGGGGCATTCGATGGGCGCCATTGCTTCGCTGATCATCGCCGGGTCGATGCCCGAGCGGGTCACCCACCTGGCGTTGATCGACGGCATCATTCCTCCTACAGACAAAGGTGAAAATGCTGCCGAACGGATGGGCATGGCCCTGCAAGCGCAACTGGATCTGCGGGAAAAGCGCAAACCGGTCTACGACACCCTCGACCGTGCCATCGAAGCGCGCATGAAGGGCCTGGTGGCGGTCAGCCGCGAGGCCGCTGAACTGCTGGCTCAGCGTGGTCTGATGCCGGTACCGGGCGGTTACACCTGGCGCACCGACAATCGCCTCACGCTGCCATCGCCGCTGCGTCTTACCACCGAACAGGCAATGGCCTTCGTCCAGCGGATCAAGTGTCCTGCAACACTGGTGGTTGCCGCCGACGGCATGCTCGCCAAACACCCGGAATTGCTGGAGCGTCTACCCTTTAGCCGGGAACAGCTGCCAGGCGGCCACCATTTGCACCTCAATGACGAGTCCGGTGCCGATCTTGTCGCAGACTGTTTCAATCGGTTTTTCGCCATTCCTTGA
- a CDS encoding alpha/beta hydrolase: MSQQIFFAHANGFPSGTYGKLFAALAPEFQVTHLEQHAHDPRFPADDNWYNLVDELIHHLQQQAEPVWGVGHSFGGVLHLHAALRCPELYRGVVMLDSPVLTRTDQWVIRAAKRFGFIDRLTPAGRTLGRREEFADLESARKYFAGKTLFRGFDPECFDAYLQHGLHQVGDKLRLRFDPATEISIYRGVPHTSPGSTRQLQVPLAVVRGHNSRVVMRHHASSVDRLPLGESLTMPGGHMFPLERPLDTADMLKGLFYRWGGRRQQDCA; encoded by the coding sequence ATGTCGCAACAGATCTTTTTCGCCCACGCCAATGGTTTTCCTTCGGGGACCTACGGCAAATTGTTTGCGGCGCTGGCACCCGAGTTTCAGGTGACGCATCTGGAGCAGCACGCCCACGACCCGCGTTTCCCGGCGGACGACAACTGGTACAACCTGGTGGATGAACTGATCCATCACCTGCAACAACAGGCCGAGCCCGTGTGGGGCGTCGGTCACTCCTTCGGTGGCGTGCTGCACCTGCATGCGGCCTTGCGCTGCCCCGAGTTGTATCGCGGGGTGGTGATGCTCGACTCGCCAGTGCTGACCCGAACCGATCAATGGGTCATACGGGCGGCCAAACGCTTCGGTTTTATCGACCGCTTGACCCCGGCCGGCCGTACCCTGGGTCGCCGCGAAGAATTCGCCGACCTGGAAAGCGCCCGGAAGTATTTCGCCGGTAAAACCCTGTTCCGCGGCTTCGACCCGGAATGCTTCGATGCCTACCTGCAACATGGCTTGCATCAGGTCGGCGACAAGCTGCGCCTGCGGTTCGACCCGGCCACGGAAATCAGCATCTATCGCGGCGTGCCGCACACCAGCCCGGGCAGCACCCGGCAGTTGCAAGTGCCGCTGGCGGTGGTACGCGGGCACAACAGCCGCGTGGTGATGCGCCATCACGCCAGTTCGGTCGACCGCCTGCCGCTGGGCGAGTCGTTGACCATGCCTGGCGGCCACATGTTTCCGCTCGAACGTCCCCTTGATACCGCTGACATGCTCAAAGGCCTGTTCTATCGCTGGGGCGGCCGTCGACAGCAGGATTGCGCATGA
- a CDS encoding RHS repeat-associated core domain-containing protein gives MGKLAMIHANTPAIQVFDPRGRSVRGVAYHRRERASVPEPCITQQEYDGAGRAVLSRDPRLFRLQQDGQTAANQQNVFSLSGAVMLSQNSDAGWRLGLLGAHGQRVEGWDQKLSQSHVDYDPQCRPVAAFERTWQGPERCVARFTYADTDGDVGHNLRGQLIRHDDTAGTLLFTGFSLNATPLQHGRTFIADPQWLVDWPESEPERDALLENGPAITRLHCNAASEPVSQTDALGNRQTFIHTCAGELREIRVTLAGQADETALVRDIQYNAFGQIEKQRAGNGVVSCATYRPDDGRLKHLKAYVPGQPALQDLAYEYDAVGNVTCITDAAEATHFHRNQRIEPVNRYRYDSLSRLIEASGRQLRNAPGGPQLPDFQPTPDPGQLENYTRFYTYDEAGNLKIMQHQANSTSRTERTAVARLSNRSLPEKPDGELPDEEEIAVGHDLNGNRTALQPGQTLQWDLRNQLRQVDQVVREDEPDDCEFYVYDGSGLRQRKIRQAYTGTMTRTHETRYLPGVEVRTSADETLHVVTIEAGRSTVQILHWQTEPPVGISQYQHRYGFSDHLGSSALELDEAALLISRESYYPYGGTCWWAGRNKLEASYKTLRYCGQERDATGLYYYGLRYYVPWCQRWLNADPAGVADGLNLFAMVHGNPMGHVDFQGLITVDEVFNAAGATLARDGLSALAGGTVKYFVAQALTQWATPSDDADSQAVDPGVNLALTVAGSVVGTLAGGSMGMGAGSNIVSRYSNNRTAQRIGAGIGGLLGAAAGAAAPLYSYLSNPGALNAVAISVISSVPAGLTRETGQRVSAELGPRLTLAPSGVATTLRAGAYGVLLFSGGAIQAEFPAVAAVAVSAIVEGLDGASIVGINALRGGTYASGTNQLSMPHFWELMYGWSTRTAGSGLTSSLRFMFNPLNSAIENANVRMGLVAVMATPTEARTYLGQHVQRGTAALFRYDDANFRLDQFSEVNSEWTDSAPDSYHPEMRSGYDIPMTSIRHFSNV, from the coding sequence ATGGGCAAACTCGCGATGATCCACGCCAACACTCCGGCCATCCAGGTATTTGACCCTCGCGGGCGGAGCGTGCGCGGTGTGGCGTATCACCGGCGTGAGCGCGCGTCGGTACCGGAGCCTTGCATCACCCAACAAGAATATGACGGCGCCGGTCGCGCTGTTCTGAGTCGTGATCCACGCCTGTTCCGTTTGCAGCAAGACGGCCAGACGGCAGCCAATCAGCAAAACGTTTTCAGTTTGTCGGGCGCTGTAATGCTTTCGCAAAACAGCGATGCCGGCTGGCGCCTGGGATTGCTCGGGGCGCACGGGCAACGTGTTGAAGGCTGGGATCAGAAGCTCAGCCAGAGCCACGTGGACTATGACCCTCAGTGCCGCCCGGTGGCTGCGTTCGAGCGCACGTGGCAAGGGCCGGAACGCTGCGTCGCACGATTCACTTATGCCGATACCGACGGCGATGTCGGCCATAACCTGCGCGGTCAGCTGATTCGGCACGACGACACCGCCGGCACCCTGCTCTTCACCGGGTTCAGTCTGAACGCTACGCCGTTGCAGCACGGCCGCACCTTCATCGCCGACCCACAATGGCTGGTGGACTGGCCCGAGTCAGAGCCTGAACGCGACGCCTTGTTGGAGAACGGACCAGCCATCACTCGCCTTCATTGCAACGCCGCCAGCGAGCCCGTCAGCCAGACCGATGCATTGGGCAACCGACAGACGTTCATTCATACCTGTGCAGGCGAACTGCGCGAAATCCGCGTGACCCTTGCCGGACAGGCCGATGAAACGGCATTGGTCCGGGACATCCAGTACAACGCCTTCGGCCAGATCGAAAAACAACGTGCGGGAAACGGCGTTGTTTCATGCGCGACTTATCGGCCCGACGATGGCCGACTGAAACACCTGAAAGCCTATGTCCCAGGGCAACCGGCGTTGCAAGACCTGGCCTACGAATATGACGCTGTGGGCAATGTCACCTGCATCACCGACGCCGCTGAAGCGACTCACTTTCACCGCAACCAGCGCATCGAGCCGGTTAATCGCTACCGCTACGACAGCCTCTCCCGCCTGATCGAGGCCAGTGGCCGGCAATTGCGCAACGCGCCGGGTGGGCCACAGTTACCGGATTTCCAGCCCACCCCTGATCCCGGACAACTGGAAAATTACACGCGTTTCTACACCTACGATGAAGCCGGCAACCTGAAGATCATGCAGCATCAGGCAAACAGCACCAGCCGTACCGAACGCACGGCTGTCGCCCGGCTGAGTAATCGCAGCCTGCCCGAAAAGCCCGATGGCGAGCTGCCCGACGAAGAGGAAATTGCCGTCGGTCACGACCTGAACGGCAACCGTACCGCGCTACAACCGGGACAAACCCTACAATGGGATCTGCGCAACCAACTGCGGCAGGTCGATCAGGTGGTTCGTGAAGATGAACCGGACGATTGCGAGTTTTATGTGTACGACGGCAGTGGCCTGCGTCAGCGAAAAATCCGTCAGGCCTACACCGGCACAATGACCCGCACCCACGAAACCCGTTACTTGCCGGGCGTGGAAGTGCGCACCTCTGCCGACGAGACCTTGCACGTCGTGACGATCGAGGCCGGACGCAGCACGGTGCAAATCCTGCACTGGCAGACTGAACCGCCAGTCGGCATTTCCCAATACCAGCATCGCTACGGTTTTTCCGATCATTTGGGCTCCAGCGCCCTGGAGCTGGACGAAGCGGCCTTGCTCATCTCCCGGGAAAGTTACTACCCCTACGGCGGAACCTGCTGGTGGGCCGGGCGCAACAAACTCGAAGCCAGCTACAAGACGCTGCGCTATTGCGGCCAGGAACGGGATGCCACCGGGTTGTACTACTACGGGTTGCGCTACTACGTACCCTGGTGCCAACGCTGGCTGAACGCGGACCCGGCGGGAGTTGCCGATGGGTTGAATCTGTTTGCCATGGTGCATGGCAATCCGATGGGACACGTGGACTTTCAGGGGCTGATCACTGTAGATGAAGTGTTTAACGCTGCCGGCGCAACGCTTGCGCGTGATGGGCTGAGTGCCTTGGCGGGTGGAACGGTCAAGTATTTTGTGGCACAGGCACTGACGCAATGGGCAACACCGTCTGACGACGCAGACAGTCAAGCCGTAGACCCCGGCGTCAACCTCGCTTTGACCGTAGCAGGCTCAGTGGTGGGTACTTTGGCCGGCGGATCGATGGGGATGGGTGCAGGCAGCAATATCGTCTCCCGTTACAGCAACAACCGTACCGCGCAAAGGATCGGGGCGGGTATTGGCGGATTGTTGGGTGCTGCAGCGGGAGCAGCGGCTCCACTCTATTCATACTTGAGCAATCCTGGGGCATTGAATGCGGTAGCCATCAGCGTCATTAGCAGTGTGCCAGCGGGGCTGACAAGGGAAACCGGGCAACGAGTCTCCGCAGAGCTTGGCCCCAGGCTCACTCTCGCCCCGTCCGGCGTGGCTACTACCCTGCGCGCAGGCGCCTACGGGGTGTTGCTGTTTAGCGGCGGCGCCATTCAAGCAGAGTTCCCGGCCGTGGCCGCGGTAGCCGTCAGTGCGATCGTCGAAGGTCTCGATGGAGCGTCTATCGTCGGCATCAACGCATTGCGTGGAGGTACCTACGCATCAGGTACCAACCAACTATCCATGCCACATTTCTGGGAGCTGATGTATGGCTGGTCTACGCGTACAGCTGGCTCAGGCTTGACCTCCTCACTGAGGTTCATGTTCAACCCCCTGAACAGTGCGATTGAAAACGCCAATGTGCGGATGGGCCTCGTTGCAGTAATGGCAACGCCTACCGAAGCCAGAACGTATCTGGGGCAGCATGTGCAGCGCGGCACTGCCGCGCTGTTCAGATACGACGATGCGAACTTCCGCCTGGACCAATTCTCCGAAGTAAACAGTGAATGGACTGATTCGGCCCCTGATAGCTACCACCCGGAAATGCGAAGTGGCTACGACATACCCATGACATCAATACGCCATTTTTCAAACGTGTAA